Proteins encoded by one window of Erysipelothrix rhusiopathiae:
- the citD gene encoding citrate lyase acyl carrier protein has protein sequence MEIKHSAIAGTLESSDVQVMVEPSTDGVSVELNSSVIKQYGAQILETVHEVLDTLEVKDAKIVVQDQGALDCTIKARVQTAVLRASDTVDNLPWGSKL, from the coding sequence ATGGAAATAAAACACAGCGCAATAGCAGGTACATTAGAATCAAGTGATGTACAAGTTATGGTGGAACCTTCTACAGATGGAGTCTCTGTAGAATTAAACAGTAGTGTCATAAAACAATATGGCGCTCAAATTCTTGAAACGGTTCATGAAGTCTTAGACACATTAGAAGTCAAAGATGCGAAAATTGTCGTTCAAGATCAAGGTGCTTTAGATTGTACAATCAAAGCACGCGTACAAACTGCTGTTCTTCGTGCAAGCGATACAGTCGATAACCTACCTTGGGGGTCTAAATTATGA
- a CDS encoding aldolase/citrate lyase family protein: protein MKNRIRRTMMFLNAQRASLVKDVYVYKPDCVILDLEDAVSESEKDSARVQLYHTLKSVDYHSVERWVRINPATTTYYHEDIRAAIAGGCEGIRLPMTETKEEIYDVERLMAEAEKEFGREVGSTMLMAAIESPLGVINAYEICTASPRMMGVALSAGDFTRTMRATRTKTGEELFMARSMLVIAARAAGIMAFDTVHTDLNDFESLEKETRLVKDMGFDGKSIISPRQIATIHKVFTPTQKEIEHALHIVEGVKESAAKGIGVLIVDGQMVDVAHVEGAKRTLELAQAAGVYKGDLI, encoded by the coding sequence ATGAAAAATAGAATTAGACGTACGATGATGTTCTTAAATGCACAACGTGCTTCACTTGTGAAAGATGTTTATGTTTACAAGCCAGATTGTGTCATTTTAGACTTAGAAGATGCTGTTTCAGAAAGTGAAAAAGATTCAGCACGTGTTCAACTTTACCACACGTTAAAATCAGTGGATTATCATAGTGTAGAACGTTGGGTTCGTATTAATCCCGCAACAACAACGTATTATCATGAAGATATTCGTGCAGCGATTGCAGGCGGTTGCGAAGGAATTCGTTTACCAATGACCGAAACTAAAGAAGAAATCTATGATGTGGAACGCTTAATGGCGGAAGCAGAAAAAGAATTCGGTCGTGAAGTGGGATCAACAATGTTAATGGCAGCCATTGAATCACCACTTGGAGTTATCAACGCATATGAAATCTGTACAGCAAGTCCACGTATGATGGGGGTTGCATTAAGTGCAGGTGACTTTACACGTACCATGCGTGCAACACGTACTAAAACGGGAGAAGAGCTCTTTATGGCTCGATCAATGCTTGTGATTGCAGCACGTGCTGCAGGCATTATGGCATTTGATACAGTGCATACAGACCTTAATGATTTCGAAAGTCTTGAAAAAGAAACACGATTGGTTAAAGACATGGGATTTGATGGGAAGTCAATTATCTCACCAAGACAAATTGCGACAATCCATAAAGTCTTTACACCAACTCAAAAAGAAATCGAACATGCTCTACATATCGTAGAAGGTGTTAAGGAAAGTGCTGCGAAAGGTATTGGAGTTCTTATTGTTGATGGACAAATGGTTGACGTTGCCCACGTTGAAGGGGCAAAACGTACCCTTGAACTCGCTCAAGCAGCAGGCGTATATAAGGGGGATTTAATATGA